In one uncultured Methanoregula sp. genomic region, the following are encoded:
- a CDS encoding protein translocase subunit SecF: MGLINYNIEKYSPKQLVILPLVLLVISLVILGFNLATTGMPVTPGMEFAGGYSYSVTTTQTDDQIHAVFTDYPLVSIKEGITGKLLQFGPMDQTKLNSLQGIVEKNYPEHESMASIDPTFGKSNQSMAVIALIFSFIGMSIVVFISFRTFVPSCAVVLSAFADMVMTAAAMSVLGLTLTLGTTAALLMLIGYSVDSDILLTTRVLKRQGKLNEKLTGAFHTGIIMTSTTFAAAVAMFVVSWLGGVEIMWEISAVLLIGLIADILNTWLTNVGILKWYVLKGGGK; this comes from the coding sequence ATGGGATTGATCAACTATAATATCGAGAAATATTCACCAAAACAACTGGTGATATTACCCCTCGTGCTTTTGGTAATCTCCCTTGTAATACTCGGCTTCAATCTGGCAACCACGGGAATGCCCGTGACACCCGGTATGGAGTTTGCCGGTGGGTATTCGTATTCGGTCACAACTACCCAGACAGACGATCAGATCCATGCTGTCTTTACCGATTATCCGCTGGTGAGTATCAAGGAAGGGATTACGGGGAAATTGTTACAGTTTGGCCCGATGGACCAGACAAAACTCAATTCCCTCCAGGGCATAGTAGAAAAGAATTATCCTGAACACGAATCCATGGCATCCATTGACCCCACCTTCGGGAAGAGCAACCAGTCGATGGCAGTCATCGCGCTGATCTTTTCATTCATCGGGATGTCTATTGTTGTTTTCATCTCGTTTAGGACTTTTGTCCCCTCATGCGCGGTTGTCCTTTCGGCATTTGCCGATATGGTAATGACTGCGGCAGCGATGAGCGTACTTGGCCTGACACTCACGCTCGGAACCACCGCGGCACTCCTGATGCTTATCGGTTATTCCGTTGACAGTGATATTTTACTCACAACGCGGGTGCTGAAACGGCAGGGTAAGCTGAATGAGAAACTGACCGGGGCCTTCCATACGGGAATAATCATGACATCCACAACATTCGCGGCCGCAGTCGCCATGTTCGTTGTCTCATGGCTTGGTGGAGTTGAAATAATGTGGGAGATATCAGCAGTCCTTCTCATCGGTCTTATCGCTGATATCCTGAACACCTGGCTTACCAACGTTGGGATTCTCAAATGGTATGTCCTGAAAGGAGGTGGCAAATGA
- a CDS encoding thioredoxin domain-containing protein gives MSKPILFDFFATWCGPCRLQTPIIEELEKKMGTQVEIKTIDVDQHMELAEKYGIRVVPTLVIEKDGKIIQSMEGVTDAATLEKLLRPLVG, from the coding sequence ATGAGCAAACCAATTTTATTCGATTTTTTTGCCACCTGGTGTGGGCCCTGCAGGTTACAGACACCGATAATTGAGGAACTCGAAAAAAAGATGGGCACTCAGGTAGAGATCAAAACCATCGATGTCGACCAGCACATGGAGCTGGCAGAAAAGTACGGGATCCGTGTCGTCCCGACCCTTGTCATTGAAAAAGATGGGAAAATTATCCAGTCAATGGAAGGGGTTACCGATGCAGCCACACTTGAAAAACTGTTACGGCCGCTGGTGGGATAA
- a CDS encoding preprotein translocase subunit SecD, translating into MNGKELMKLVKDWRVAALLILIVLSVVAIYPHFDDKGNLTSNLQYGLDLQNGAWLQMEFQAEVVGFTTDQPVSDFISNLSKKLDTEVLLVETSDPTHLEIRKYYSREDLEQIFAGEGGKVTSYQKGVSKNTGELVKKILENKLNSLGTKDTKINILAGMGNVAQYVRVEMAGVDMNQAKELVGKQGKFEIRIQTVGNQTEHVLYGDAISSVGNPEKDIQRSGVWGVPFTLNEAGATALQQAAIKYGLTTNPEDHYLIMILDNKTVFNAPMVADAAAKLKTSTNRQWSASTGTGSAGENAAQTLNIHLRAGALPVETKIVGSGSVPAEQGAKNKMVSLIAAILALITVGIVIYYRYREPSIVLPMVLINASEVIILLGFISAIKFQIDLPTIAGLIAVVGTGIDQMVVITDEILHEGRVPSQNLYLKRLARALMIIVIAAATVVIAMVPLMLMPLTTLQGFAMITILGVLVGVIVTRPAYGKIIMEILSK; encoded by the coding sequence ATGAACGGCAAGGAACTCATGAAACTCGTCAAGGACTGGCGGGTTGCAGCTCTCCTGATCCTTATCGTACTGTCGGTTGTCGCCATCTACCCGCATTTTGATGATAAAGGGAATCTTACATCAAACCTCCAGTACGGGCTCGATCTCCAGAACGGTGCATGGCTCCAGATGGAATTCCAGGCAGAAGTTGTTGGTTTCACCACGGACCAGCCTGTCAGCGACTTCATATCCAACCTCTCCAAGAAACTTGATACTGAAGTTCTTCTGGTTGAGACAAGCGATCCCACCCATCTTGAAATCCGGAAATATTATTCCCGGGAAGATCTAGAGCAGATCTTCGCAGGTGAAGGTGGCAAGGTTACATCCTATCAGAAAGGTGTATCAAAAAATACCGGCGAGCTGGTCAAGAAGATCCTTGAGAACAAACTCAATTCTCTCGGGACAAAGGATACAAAGATCAATATCCTTGCAGGTATGGGCAATGTCGCACAGTACGTCCGGGTTGAAATGGCCGGCGTGGACATGAACCAGGCAAAGGAACTTGTCGGGAAGCAGGGAAAATTCGAGATCCGGATCCAGACCGTCGGAAACCAGACCGAACATGTCCTGTATGGCGATGCGATTTCCAGTGTTGGCAATCCTGAAAAAGATATCCAGCGGAGTGGTGTCTGGGGCGTTCCCTTCACCCTCAATGAAGCCGGTGCGACTGCACTCCAGCAGGCAGCAATCAAGTATGGTCTCACGACAAATCCTGAAGATCATTACCTCATTATGATCCTCGACAACAAGACCGTCTTTAATGCCCCGATGGTCGCAGATGCGGCAGCAAAACTCAAGACCAGCACCAACCGCCAGTGGTCTGCCAGTACCGGGACCGGTTCAGCCGGTGAGAATGCCGCCCAGACACTCAATATCCACCTCCGTGCCGGTGCATTACCCGTAGAGACAAAAATTGTCGGGAGCGGTTCAGTTCCTGCAGAGCAGGGTGCAAAGAATAAGATGGTCTCGCTCATCGCCGCGATTCTTGCTCTCATCACTGTCGGAATTGTCATCTACTACCGGTATCGCGAACCAAGTATCGTCCTTCCAATGGTCCTGATCAATGCGTCAGAGGTTATTATCCTCCTGGGTTTCATCAGTGCGATAAAGTTCCAGATCGATCTGCCGACCATCGCTGGTCTGATAGCCGTGGTAGGTACCGGTATCGACCAGATGGTCGTTATCACCGATGAGATCCTGCACGAGGGCCGTGTCCCGTCGCAGAACCTGTATCTCAAGAGACTTGCAAGGGCCCTGATGATCATCGTTATCGCAGCAGCAACCGTTGTGATTGCCATGGTGCCTCTGATGCTGATGCCCCTTACTACGCTGCAGGGTTTCGCCATGATCACCATCCTTGGTGTTCTGGTAGGTGTAATTGTCACCCGGCCTGCTTATGGTAAGATCATCATGGAGATCCTCTCCAAATAA
- a CDS encoding archease, whose translation MSYEEIPHTADIKIRARAKTLELLFSEAFDALMHVVYGKNRNGEEQKIIEVHASDPESLLADFLSEVLFVSEVEGLVFSRADITINDPDLTAILFGEPFDQARHSEGTEVKGISYSGLSIRKDTNGYILDILFDV comes from the coding sequence ATGAGCTACGAAGAGATTCCGCATACAGCTGACATCAAAATCCGCGCACGGGCAAAAACACTCGAATTACTTTTTTCCGAAGCCTTTGATGCCCTCATGCATGTGGTATACGGAAAGAATCGTAACGGTGAAGAACAAAAGATAATTGAAGTCCATGCGTCGGATCCTGAATCGCTCCTTGCTGATTTCCTGTCAGAAGTTCTCTTCGTTTCCGAAGTTGAAGGATTGGTTTTTTCCCGTGCAGATATCACCATTAACGATCCGGATCTGACTGCCATTCTTTTTGGGGAGCCGTTCGACCAGGCACGCCATTCGGAAGGTACCGAAGTGAAAGGGATTTCTTATTCAGGCCTCTCTATCCGGAAAGACACGAATGGATATATACTGGACATTCTATTTGATGTATAA
- the aglJ gene encoding S-layer glycoprotein N-glycosyltransferase AglJ translates to MKFNKDEVCILIPTLNEGPTIGGVVREFKSQGYNHILVIDGKSTDNTVKNAREAGANVRTQSGKGKGNAIIEAFEVIEEQYILMLDGDGTYSAKDAEKMLTPLFLGFDQVIGDRLINAEEGSFSRLNLFGNHMLNLLFKVAHSRDLHDILSGYRAFTKLAIHQMHLTEKGFEIETEISVESVRNGQRVMVVPIRYLRRPGTATKLSPFHDGIKIVSTIYRLARVNNPMFYFGMMGLFTTLLGLLVGVFVLIEWLHHIEHIPLTILTVLLIVVGIEIFMFGMISDMLLVFHREIIREIQLQQPPKPPK, encoded by the coding sequence ATGAAATTCAACAAAGATGAGGTATGCATTTTAATCCCTACCCTCAATGAAGGGCCGACAATCGGGGGCGTTGTCAGGGAATTCAAGAGCCAGGGATATAATCATATTCTTGTTATTGATGGGAAAAGTACGGATAACACGGTTAAAAATGCTCGTGAAGCAGGGGCAAATGTCCGAACCCAGTCCGGAAAAGGGAAGGGAAATGCTATCATTGAAGCATTCGAGGTCATTGAGGAGCAGTATATCCTCATGCTGGATGGGGATGGAACCTATTCTGCCAAAGACGCCGAGAAGATGCTTACACCGTTATTCCTGGGATTTGACCAGGTTATCGGGGATCGTCTCATCAATGCTGAAGAGGGATCGTTCTCCCGGCTGAATCTCTTTGGAAACCACATGCTGAACCTGCTTTTCAAGGTAGCCCACAGCAGGGATCTGCATGATATCCTGTCCGGGTACCGGGCATTCACAAAACTTGCCATCCACCAGATGCACCTTACGGAAAAAGGGTTTGAAATCGAGACTGAGATCTCGGTGGAGTCCGTCCGGAACGGCCAGCGGGTCATGGTCGTGCCGATCCGTTACCTTCGACGCCCGGGAACCGCCACAAAGCTCTCCCCATTCCATGATGGGATAAAAATCGTGAGCACAATTTACCGCCTCGCCCGGGTAAACAACCCCATGTTCTATTTCGGCATGATGGGGTTGTTCACAACACTATTGGGCCTGTTAGTAGGTGTATTTGTCCTGATTGAGTGGCTCCACCATATCGAGCATATCCCCCTTACGATCCTTACCGTGCTCCTCATCGTTGTCGGCATAGAGATCTTCATGTTCGGCATGATCAGCGACATGCTGCTTGTCTTTCACCGTGAGATTATCCGGGAAATCCAGTTACAGCAGCCACCAAAACCCCCCAAGTAA
- a CDS encoding DUF99 family protein: MHIPKKGLRALGIAESYSGRTVSNLAGVVMRKDLRIDGFSFGRVTVGGMDATETVLGMVLSLDRADLNVILLSGCVIAWFNILDPARITEKTGIPVICVTYEESPGLIEDIRHHFPGDERRVAAYLQLGERLPVELTRGNTSFIRSWGISTDDAARLCRDFTLDGKIPEPLRVARLYARNLPLCS, translated from the coding sequence ATGCATATCCCCAAGAAAGGGTTGCGGGCATTGGGCATAGCTGAAAGCTATTCCGGCCGGACTGTTTCAAACCTGGCGGGGGTCGTGATGCGGAAAGATCTCAGGATCGATGGATTCTCCTTCGGCCGCGTCACGGTCGGTGGAATGGACGCCACGGAAACTGTGCTTGGGATGGTTCTCTCACTGGACCGGGCTGATCTCAATGTAATTCTCCTTTCCGGGTGCGTGATTGCCTGGTTCAATATCCTTGATCCTGCCCGAATTACAGAAAAAACCGGTATACCGGTCATCTGTGTCACGTATGAGGAGTCCCCGGGTCTCATTGAGGATATACGGCATCATTTTCCAGGGGATGAACGTCGGGTTGCTGCATACCTGCAACTGGGGGAACGCCTCCCGGTCGAACTCACAAGGGGTAATACCAGTTTCATACGATCATGGGGAATCTCCACGGATGATGCAGCCCGGTTGTGCAGGGATTTTACCCTTGATGGCAAGATTCCTGAACCTCTCCGTGTCGCCCGTCTTTATGCACGTAATCTCCCATTATGTTCCTGA
- a CDS encoding DUF2551 domain-containing protein: MRSPSEIKRIIEGRLRSYLSKDKTGIRREVLRLFLRSQSITIAELVAELQKQFSVTFHAIASMVGIIASRIGILRATRSDDGQNKYELKQKYFDIVIRIVGVN, translated from the coding sequence ATGAGATCTCCATCAGAGATCAAGCGGATAATTGAGGGCCGGCTCCGGTCTTACCTTTCCAAGGACAAGACCGGGATACGACGCGAAGTGCTCAGGCTCTTTCTTCGATCACAATCCATCACTATTGCAGAGCTCGTGGCCGAGCTCCAGAAACAGTTCTCAGTTACATTCCATGCAATTGCGTCGATGGTAGGGATAATCGCCTCTAGGATCGGCATTTTGAGAGCAACGCGGAGCGATGATGGGCAAAACAAGTACGAACTCAAGCAGAAATATTTTGATATTGTTATACGGATCGTCGGCGTAAACTGA
- a CDS encoding rubredoxin — MSQAAKLSRWVCLECHYIYDPVKGDPKNGVPAGTAWEDVPDTWRCPECKILKAKKGVFKRLDD; from the coding sequence ATGTCGCAAGCTGCAAAACTAAGCCGCTGGGTCTGTCTTGAATGTCATTACATCTATGATCCGGTAAAGGGCGATCCCAAGAATGGTGTCCCTGCCGGGACTGCATGGGAAGATGTTCCGGATACCTGGCGATGCCCGGAATGTAAAATACTCAAGGCCAAAAAAGGTGTTTTCAAACGCCTTGATGATTAA
- a CDS encoding RtcB family protein — protein sequence MIEGVRQAGPLEWEVPIGFVPGMRVPGRFFLSESLGKTLEVGAIQQIANVATLPGIIKNSLAMPDIHWGYGFPIGGVAAFSLDEGIISPGGVGFDINCGVRLLATPLAYKDVTGRRDLIDELFRAVPTGVGAKSSLKGSTQALDGMMNKGARWAVETGYGIGRDLVRCEENGFMKEADTGMVSAKAKQRGVPQGGTLGSGNHFLEVQVVSEIYNPDVAKAFGLSVGQVCCMIHCGSRGLGHQTCTDHLKILESATKRYHIILPDRQLACAPLASPEGKAYFGAMAAAANYAWANRQIITHTTRQILAKMFRIDYEDMPLVYDVAHNVAKIEEHTVDGKRMAVCVHRKGATRAFGPGSSDLPKDLSAIGQPVIIPGSMGTSSFVLCGTETAMEKTFGSTCHGAGRVMSRTQAKKRMSGKEVTDLLLKKGIIVKAPNENAIADEAPEVYKPSEEVVQVVHDVGISRLVARLTPIGVIKG from the coding sequence ATGATTGAAGGCGTCAGACAAGCCGGACCACTTGAATGGGAAGTGCCTATAGGCTTTGTTCCCGGAATGCGCGTACCAGGCAGGTTCTTCCTTTCAGAATCCCTGGGAAAGACCCTAGAGGTGGGAGCTATCCAGCAGATCGCAAATGTTGCTACACTGCCCGGGATCATCAAAAACTCCCTTGCAATGCCCGATATCCACTGGGGGTATGGTTTCCCAATCGGGGGCGTTGCGGCATTCTCCCTTGATGAAGGAATAATATCACCGGGCGGTGTCGGGTTCGATATAAACTGTGGAGTCCGGTTACTTGCTACTCCGCTGGCATATAAGGATGTGACAGGTCGCAGGGATCTTATTGACGAACTTTTCCGGGCGGTCCCTACGGGAGTCGGAGCTAAAAGTTCCCTGAAAGGATCCACCCAGGCCCTTGACGGGATGATGAATAAAGGGGCGCGCTGGGCGGTCGAGACCGGATATGGTATCGGGAGAGATCTCGTCCGGTGCGAGGAAAACGGGTTCATGAAAGAAGCAGATACCGGCATGGTCTCTGCAAAAGCAAAGCAGCGGGGAGTTCCCCAGGGGGGAACCCTCGGTTCAGGAAACCATTTCCTTGAGGTCCAGGTCGTTTCAGAGATCTATAATCCTGATGTTGCCAAAGCATTCGGACTCAGCGTCGGACAGGTCTGCTGCATGATCCATTGCGGTTCCCGTGGCCTGGGTCACCAGACCTGTACAGATCATTTAAAAATACTTGAGTCCGCAACGAAACGATACCATATCATCCTTCCCGACCGGCAGCTGGCCTGTGCACCGCTCGCATCCCCAGAGGGAAAAGCCTATTTCGGCGCAATGGCAGCAGCGGCAAATTATGCCTGGGCAAACCGCCAGATAATAACCCACACAACCCGCCAGATTCTCGCAAAGATGTTCAGGATTGATTATGAAGATATGCCTCTTGTATACGATGTAGCGCATAATGTGGCAAAAATCGAAGAGCATACGGTCGACGGGAAGCGGATGGCCGTCTGTGTCCATCGCAAAGGTGCCACCCGTGCATTTGGCCCGGGTTCTTCTGATCTTCCAAAAGACCTCTCTGCTATCGGGCAACCGGTGATTATCCCGGGAAGCATGGGAACATCATCCTTTGTTTTGTGCGGTACGGAAACTGCCATGGAAAAAACGTTTGGCAGTACCTGCCATGGGGCCGGGAGGGTGATGAGCCGGACCCAGGCAAAAAAGAGGATGAGCGGGAAAGAGGTGACTGATCTCCTGCTCAAAAAGGGGATTATTGTCAAAGCCCCAAACGAGAACGCGATCGCAGATGAGGCTCCGGAGGTCTATAAACCCAGTGAAGAGGTTGTACAGGTCGTCCACGATGTAGGCATCTCCCGGCTCGTTGCCCGTCTTACCCCCATCGGGGTGATCAAAGGATGA
- a CDS encoding tetratricopeptide repeat protein: MIPEPELSDDVPPRRTARELYLEGMSLGREGRHEDALTSFSLALAIDPNLPLAWVGRGFALGKLGRFDEEIACCDKALRLDPRCIEAWNTKGFACGMLDRFLEKAECCRQALQIDPENATAWNNKGVALGMLGKYEAEIRCCERAVEIRPRYLSAWVNKGYACGMLKRYEEEIACYDRALKIYPYYQSALAKKGAALINLRRYQEASDVLERALAIYPDDAKSLYRKGLALSMLGRHADAIICLEKTLKIDPANADAWVVMSNSCFMLGRLEESARAFDKAYYIDVKDVRIHIVKGMSLFKNGKFDDALHCFSDVFGILLR, encoded by the coding sequence ATGATCCCTGAACCGGAATTATCTGATGATGTACCTCCCCGCAGGACTGCAAGGGAATTGTACCTGGAGGGGATGTCACTGGGGCGCGAGGGGCGGCACGAAGACGCGCTCACTTCTTTCTCTCTCGCGCTTGCCATTGATCCGAATCTTCCGCTGGCATGGGTGGGCAGGGGTTTTGCATTGGGGAAGCTCGGGCGTTTTGATGAGGAGATTGCCTGTTGTGACAAAGCTCTCCGGTTGGATCCCCGCTGCATTGAGGCCTGGAATACCAAAGGGTTTGCCTGCGGGATGCTGGACCGGTTTTTGGAGAAGGCTGAATGCTGCCGGCAGGCCCTGCAGATCGATCCTGAGAATGCGACCGCCTGGAACAACAAGGGTGTCGCTCTCGGCATGCTGGGAAAATACGAAGCTGAAATACGCTGCTGCGAGCGCGCAGTGGAGATCCGCCCCCGTTACCTTTCAGCGTGGGTCAACAAAGGGTATGCGTGCGGGATGCTGAAGCGGTATGAGGAAGAGATCGCCTGTTATGACCGGGCCCTGAAGATATATCCGTATTATCAGTCAGCTCTGGCTAAGAAAGGAGCCGCGCTGATCAACCTCAGACGTTATCAGGAAGCCTCTGATGTGCTCGAACGGGCTCTGGCAATTTATCCCGATGATGCGAAATCCCTGTATCGCAAAGGTCTTGCCCTGAGCATGCTCGGCCGGCATGCGGATGCGATAATCTGTCTTGAAAAAACCCTCAAGATTGATCCGGCAAATGCGGATGCCTGGGTTGTCATGAGTAACTCCTGCTTCATGCTGGGAAGACTTGAAGAATCAGCACGGGCTTTTGACAAGGCATATTATATCGATGTCAAGGATGTAAGGATCCATATCGTGAAAGGGATGTCCCTTTTTAAGAATGGAAAGTTTGATGATGCACTTCATTGTTTTTCGGATGTCTTTGGGATCCTTCTCCGGTAA
- the npdG gene encoding NADPH-dependent F420 reductase: MKIGIVGGTGDIGEGIALRLSPLFDVVVGSREKEKAQECCTLGSETLRKRGLACSLTGVSNQQAVDEADIVILAIPYKHLVGTLQTLNGFENKIVISPVNPMEKRDFFTTVPPVEGSAALLIKKMISPQAKICTAFNAIAANRWKALDEELTYSVPVCGDDAGAKHTVMEMVNRISHLTSFDAGPLAASGMVESLTPLLLNIARYNKIRDVGIQFR; encoded by the coding sequence GTGAAGATCGGTATTGTCGGGGGTACGGGGGACATCGGCGAAGGGATTGCCCTTCGTCTCTCCCCGCTCTTCGATGTTGTCGTAGGCTCGCGGGAGAAAGAGAAAGCGCAGGAGTGCTGCACCCTCGGGAGCGAGACCCTCCGTAAGAGGGGACTGGCATGTTCGCTTACCGGGGTCTCCAACCAGCAGGCTGTGGATGAGGCGGATATCGTGATCCTTGCCATCCCGTACAAACACCTCGTTGGCACACTCCAGACCCTGAACGGGTTTGAGAATAAGATCGTTATAAGCCCGGTAAACCCTATGGAGAAACGGGATTTCTTCACCACCGTCCCGCCCGTGGAAGGTTCCGCCGCCCTTCTTATCAAAAAAATGATCTCACCCCAGGCAAAGATCTGCACGGCGTTCAATGCCATCGCAGCCAACCGCTGGAAAGCGCTCGATGAAGAGCTCACTTACTCGGTCCCGGTTTGTGGCGATGATGCCGGGGCAAAGCATACCGTGATGGAAATGGTGAACCGAATCTCTCACCTGACTTCCTTTGATGCCGGCCCTCTCGCCGCATCAGGGATGGTTGAGTCGCTGACTCCTCTCCTCCTCAATATTGCACGGTACAACAAAATCCGGGATGTCGGGATCCAGTTCCGTTGA
- a CDS encoding aldolase gives MYSGEFERIGKRLFSEHLVGGNFGNISVRNSDDGFLIKRTGAYLDVATEPVFVPLVGEAPREASSEYRVHREVYRKTPYRAIVHAHPPVAIAASLVLDRIVPEDSEGQMLCPVIPVVTGSPGSQEIADNVTAALIRSKLVMVRGHGSFAAGNSLDEAYLYTSLVEHSCRIIALKKGFS, from the coding sequence ATGTATTCGGGAGAGTTTGAACGGATCGGAAAACGACTTTTTTCCGAACATCTTGTTGGAGGCAACTTCGGTAACATCAGTGTCCGTAATTCGGATGATGGGTTCCTTATCAAACGCACCGGCGCGTACCTGGATGTTGCGACAGAACCGGTTTTTGTTCCCCTCGTTGGGGAAGCCCCCCGGGAAGCCTCAAGTGAGTACCGTGTTCACCGGGAAGTTTACAGGAAGACGCCCTACCGGGCAATTGTCCATGCCCACCCCCCTGTGGCAATTGCAGCTTCGCTTGTACTGGACCGGATCGTTCCGGAAGACAGCGAAGGCCAGATGCTGTGTCCTGTCATCCCCGTTGTAACCGGTTCCCCCGGCTCCCAGGAGATCGCGGATAATGTTACAGCCGCTCTTATCCGCTCAAAACTGGTCATGGTACGTGGGCACGGGAGTTTTGCAGCAGGTAACTCTCTTGATGAAGCATATCTCTATACTTCCCTTGTTGAACACTCGTGCAGGATAATTGCGCTGAAAAAGGGCTTCAGCTGA